The Nocardia sp. NBC_00508 nucleotide sequence GCTGGAACTTACTTTGGAGTAAGATACGGCTCATGACCAAAGAGACCGCGACCTATCGCAGCTGGAAGAAGCTGCCGGACAACCGGCTGGGGCACGCCCTGTTCTCGCTGGGGATGGTGGCTCGAGTGCCGTACTTCGGCACCGTGCTGCCGAATGTGGTCCGGCTCGAACCGGGGCTGTGCGAGGTGACCTCGCCGAAATGGTTCGGCATCCACAACCACCTGGGCACGTTTCATGCCATCGCCTCGTGCAATCTGGCCGAGGTCGCGATGGGCATGCTGAGCGAGGCGACCGTTCCGGCGACGCACCGGTGGATTCCGAAGGCGATGAACGTGCAGTACCTGGCCAAAGCCGAGACCGGTCTGCGCGCCGTCGCGAAGCTGGCCGAGGTCCCCGACTTCGCGACCATCACCGAAGGCCACGAGCTGGTGGTACCGGTGTCGATCTACGACAAGCACGGCCTGGAAGTCGTGCACGCCGACATCACCACCTGGGTGACACCCAAATAGCCGCGGCAGCTGCCGATCGGGTCACCACCAACACAACCACACGGCCAAAACCCCGTTTTCGAGCGCAGCGAGACCGAGCATTCCCCGTTCGCGGCCCGGCTCGCGTCCCCGTGACCGCCGTGTCCGCGACGAATCGCCAGCGGCGGTCACTAGCCCACATGGGTGTCGGCGAACATAGGTGCTGCGGTTTCCGCATTGCGTGACCACTGGGCCCGACTCCCGTTTTCGAGCGCAGCGAGACCGAGCATTGCCCGTTCGCGGCGCCGAAGGCGCTGCAAATCAGACAGAGCACGGTAGAGGCCGGGTGTCGCCGGAGAGTGCCGACAGAACGGCCGCGGCGGCGCGCGGGTCGGCAAGCAATCCGCTGTGGTTCGCGATGTTGCCGGGGCAGCCGTCCTGGAGCCAGACGTTGCGGTCGCCTTCGGCGGGAGCGGCGAGCAGGGCGGTGTCCTGCGGGGTGATCACTTCGTCGGCGCGGGAGGCGATGGCCGTATACCGGAGACCGGACACGGTCTCGCCTCCCGCGTTCAGCCGGTTCAACAGCGGTGATCCGACCACCTGCTGCTGTCCCGGAGTTCCGTAGACCTGGGCGGCGATCTGCGCGTTGCCCAGGCCGAGCGAAGCCAGGTCCGGGTAGCTGCCGCGCAACCCGGCCCAGGTCGAACCGCGATACGGCGTTCCCATGGTCACTACCTGCGACACCGCGTCCGCGCCGCGGGCCCGCAGGTACTGCCGAATCACGGTGCCGCCGGTGGAGTGCCCGACCAGCGCCACGCGACTCGCCCCGGTCGCGTTCCGTACCGCTTCCACGACATCGGCGAGTTCCACGGCCATCCGGTCGATGTCGGCCACGCCGTAGACCACGCGCCCGAGCAGCGCGGCGCCGATCGGCCCGGCTCCGGTCGAGCTGGAACCGGTCTGGCCGCTCACCGCGTCGACAACGCCCGGCGCCGCACCGAGATTCGCGGCGAACACACAGTGCCCCTCGGCGCGCAGCGCGGGCGCGAGCAACGGAAAGCTGCGGGCGGTATCGGTGCCCGACCCGTGCAGGAGCACCACCGGCTCGGACCGCGCCTGGGTGGGCCTGCAGGACCAATCGTTGGCACCGTCCAGCGTTGGCATCTGCGGCACGGCGACCGCGTTCGGTAGGTGCAGCAGCGCCGTCCAGGCGGCGACGGCCAGCAGAGCGGCGATCCGCGCGGCGTGCGAGCGAAGAGTCATCTCGAAGTCCCGCGGATCAAATGCCCAATGGGGCGGCCAGCGTCGGCCAGGAGTCCTTCAGCGCGTCTTCCCAGTAGCCCCAGGTATGGGTGCCCTCCGACCGGAAGTTGTAGCGCGCCGGAATTCCCAGACTGTCCAGCCGGACCTTCATGTTGTGCGAGCAATAATTGGCGCCCGCCTCGATGATCCCGCCGAGCACGATCTGATTCGAGAAACCCCATGCGCCGGGCAGCGAATACTTCCCGCCGTAAACGTCGTAGACACCGGGAAGCCCATTTCCGCTGGCGATGTAGATCGACTTTCCGCGCAGCCCTTCCGCCTGCACGTAGGGATCGTTGGCCCGCCACTGCGGGTCGCCCGCGGGCCCCCACATGTTGTCCATCTCCGCCCAGCCCCATTCCTCGACGGTGAGCCGGATGAACTCCCGGCCCACCGGGTCGCTGGTCTGCGCGCAACCGCTGTAGGCAGCGACGCTGGAGAACAGGTCGCCGGTGGTCGCGGCGAGCGCGAGCGTCGTGGTCGCCGACATCGAGAATCCCGCGACCGCGTTGCGTCCGTTCGTTCCGAGATACGCATCGATCAGCGGCGGCAGTTCGCTGCTCAGGAACGTCTTCCATTTCTGGCGCCCGAGCCTGGGATCGTCCTTCTGCCAGTCCGCGTAGTAGCTGAACATCCCGCCGATCGGCGTGACCGCATGCACGTTCTTATCCGAGAGGAATTGCATTGCATCGGTTTTCGTGGACCAGGTGGAGCCATCGGTGCCGCCGCCCGCACCGAGCAGCATATAGAGCACCGGACGCGGCACACTGGTGTCCGCGGCGCGCTGCACCTCCACCGGGATATCGAGATCCATGGCGGCGGAATGCACCGTCAACGTCAGATTGCGAGCGCTGTGCTCCTGCACGGAAACAATAGAAGACTCCGCGGGTGTCGCGTTCGCCTGCGCCGGTACGACCGCCGATGCTGCCGCGCCGACGGTGGCGGCGAACAGCACGAGCCGGCGGAGGTGGCTTCCTCTCATGATGCCCCTTATCCCAATCCCGGAACGCCTCACGTTCCGAGCTCAGGCTATGGTGCGCGCCAAGGCATTTCATGACTGAAGTTGCTGGGCCACTGATTCTGGGGGCATGCGCGAAAATGGAATTCGCATCGACACCCCGACTGTTTGTGGCCGATATCGCGAGACCCGAATTTCTTGGGCTCGCGTGATCGAGATAGTTGCGCTCGGGTCGGCCGAGCGGATTGAATGCCCCTATGGGTGTCAGCGCGGTCCGGGAAGTCGATGTGTGCGTGGTCGGGCTCGGCCCGGCCGGGCGGGCACTCGCGCACCGCGCACTGCGGGCCGGACTGTCGGTGACCGCGATCGATCCAC carries:
- a CDS encoding hotdog fold domain-containing protein encodes the protein MTKETATYRSWKKLPDNRLGHALFSLGMVARVPYFGTVLPNVVRLEPGLCEVTSPKWFGIHNHLGTFHAIASCNLAEVAMGMLSEATVPATHRWIPKAMNVQYLAKAETGLRAVAKLAEVPDFATITEGHELVVPVSIYDKHGLEVVHADITTWVTPK
- a CDS encoding lipase family alpha/beta hydrolase encodes the protein MTLRSHAARIAALLAVAAWTALLHLPNAVAVPQMPTLDGANDWSCRPTQARSEPVVLLHGSGTDTARSFPLLAPALRAEGHCVFAANLGAAPGVVDAVSGQTGSSSTGAGPIGAALLGRVVYGVADIDRMAVELADVVEAVRNATGASRVALVGHSTGGTVIRQYLRARGADAVSQVVTMGTPYRGSTWAGLRGSYPDLASLGLGNAQIAAQVYGTPGQQQVVGSPLLNRLNAGGETVSGLRYTAIASRADEVITPQDTALLAAPAEGDRNVWLQDGCPGNIANHSGLLADPRAAAAVLSALSGDTRPLPCSV
- a CDS encoding alpha/beta hydrolase, coding for MRGSHLRRLVLFAATVGAAASAVVPAQANATPAESSIVSVQEHSARNLTLTVHSAAMDLDIPVEVQRAADTSVPRPVLYMLLGAGGGTDGSTWSTKTDAMQFLSDKNVHAVTPIGGMFSYYADWQKDDPRLGRQKWKTFLSSELPPLIDAYLGTNGRNAVAGFSMSATTTLALAATTGDLFSSVAAYSGCAQTSDPVGREFIRLTVEEWGWAEMDNMWGPAGDPQWRANDPYVQAEGLRGKSIYIASGNGLPGVYDVYGGKYSLPGAWGFSNQIVLGGIIEAGANYCSHNMKVRLDSLGIPARYNFRSEGTHTWGYWEDALKDSWPTLAAPLGI